Proteins encoded in a region of the Fibrobacter sp. UWB15 genome:
- a CDS encoding CotH kinase family protein, which yields MNFPIYAIAIAALFFCACSNSEGEVFVTQEEPVSTNDYLPLNDSEYPYAGIPRIVIETENKSPVKDRKTEIPAKLQVWGESAPVSEVLDMTIRGRGNSTWDMPKKGYKIEFVDKQEMLGMPADRDWALIANHADKTLMKNHIAFRLSAGLGAYYSPRCEFVELYLNKEYLGVYQLTETIKIGKNRIRVPSPSTTFLVEIDAKSHKDDHVYLTNLGRALNIHHPKELNTLSQDTLISFVNNFESYVLLMKQYKNLSLDRWIDVNEYILYYWVQEFAKNLDANFYTSVYFTWSTDSRIFMGPVWDFDQAFGGQTDSNDNKPTEFGIRDRYWNKYLFEDADFLQKVQEFWESHRKVFLSVLDTIEHDRAMLEKAAQNNFKRWDLPYSSYDEAVHELRNWTALRFIWIDQEE from the coding sequence ATGAATTTCCCGATTTACGCTATTGCTATCGCCGCGCTATTCTTTTGCGCATGCAGCAACAGCGAAGGGGAAGTTTTCGTAACGCAAGAAGAGCCCGTCTCGACGAATGATTATCTCCCGCTAAATGATTCGGAATACCCTTACGCAGGCATCCCGAGAATCGTAATCGAAACCGAAAACAAAAGCCCTGTCAAAGACCGCAAAACCGAAATTCCCGCCAAGCTGCAAGTATGGGGCGAAAGCGCCCCCGTAAGCGAAGTGTTAGACATGACCATCAGAGGGCGCGGCAATTCCACCTGGGACATGCCCAAGAAAGGCTATAAAATTGAATTCGTCGACAAGCAAGAAATGCTTGGAATGCCCGCCGACCGTGATTGGGCACTCATCGCAAACCACGCCGACAAAACCTTAATGAAAAACCACATCGCCTTCCGGCTTTCGGCCGGGCTAGGCGCTTATTACTCGCCCCGGTGTGAATTTGTCGAACTGTACCTGAACAAAGAATACCTGGGCGTATACCAACTCACCGAAACAATCAAAATCGGGAAAAACAGAATCAGGGTCCCGTCGCCAAGCACGACCTTTCTTGTCGAAATCGATGCCAAATCCCACAAAGACGACCACGTTTACCTTACCAACCTGGGCAGAGCTCTCAACATTCATCACCCCAAGGAACTCAACACGCTTTCCCAGGATACGCTGATTTCGTTTGTCAACAATTTCGAATCTTACGTTCTGCTCATGAAGCAGTACAAGAATTTGTCTTTAGACAGATGGATCGACGTAAACGAATACATTTTGTATTACTGGGTTCAAGAATTCGCCAAGAACCTGGACGCCAATTTTTACACCAGCGTCTATTTTACATGGTCCACAGACAGCCGCATTTTTATGGGCCCCGTATGGGACTTTGACCAGGCTTTCGGAGGCCAAACTGATTCAAACGACAACAAGCCCACGGAATTCGGCATTCGAGACCGTTACTGGAACAAATACCTGTTTGAAGATGCCGATTTCTTGCAAAAAGTCCAGGAATTTTGGGAATCGCACAGGAAGGTCTTTCTGTCTGTCCTAGACACAATAGAACACGACCGCGCCATGCTGGAAAAAGCCGCGCAAAACAACTTTAAACGCTGGGACTTGCCCTATTCAAGCTATGACGAAGCAGTGCATGAGCTCAGGAACTGGACCGCCCTGCGTTTTATCTGGATTGACCAAGAAGAGTGA
- the aepX gene encoding phosphoenolpyruvate mutase translates to MAKTVYLGMIGDIMHPGLINIINEGTKYGDVMIGLFTDKAIATHRRLPYLNYEQRKNVIENIKGVSQIVPQDEWSYVENLKKYKPDYIIHGDDWLYGPDKYIRDEVLKVMETQGGKVIEIPYTKGITSSGLKKEIDSLGTTPQARLSSLRRLIAAKPIVRILESHNGLTGLIAEHTSVEIDGCVREFDGMWSSSLTDSTSKGKPDIEAVDLTTRLHDLNDTLEVTTKPVIFDGDTGGKVEHFGFTVRTLERLGISAVIIEDKVGLKQNSLFGTDAIQTQDTIDGFCTKIRAGKEAQVTEDFMVISRCESLIAGKSVDDALERCHAYVAAGTDGIMIHSKDKSGEDIKEFCKRFREKDAHTPIVAVPTTYNQFTEEELATWGINIVIYANHMLRSAYPAMVKCAESILTHSRSLEASNDYCMPIKEILNLIPGTMKK, encoded by the coding sequence ATGGCAAAGACCGTTTACCTAGGAATGATTGGCGACATCATGCACCCGGGCCTTATCAACATTATCAATGAGGGCACAAAATACGGCGACGTAATGATTGGACTTTTCACGGATAAAGCGATTGCCACACACAGACGCTTGCCGTACCTGAACTACGAACAGCGCAAGAACGTCATCGAGAACATCAAGGGTGTTTCTCAAATTGTTCCCCAGGATGAATGGAGCTATGTTGAAAACTTGAAAAAGTACAAGCCCGACTACATTATCCACGGAGACGACTGGCTTTACGGGCCGGATAAATATATCCGCGACGAGGTGCTGAAGGTAATGGAAACTCAGGGCGGCAAAGTGATCGAAATTCCCTACACCAAGGGAATTACCTCTTCTGGACTCAAGAAGGAAATTGATTCTTTGGGAACCACGCCGCAAGCACGCCTTTCTTCACTGCGTCGCCTGATCGCAGCCAAGCCAATTGTTCGCATTCTAGAATCGCACAACGGCCTGACCGGCCTTATCGCAGAACACACGAGTGTTGAAATAGATGGTTGCGTTCGCGAGTTTGACGGCATGTGGTCTTCTTCCCTTACCGATTCTACCAGCAAGGGTAAGCCCGATATCGAGGCAGTGGACCTCACGACCCGCCTGCACGACCTGAACGATACTCTTGAAGTGACGACCAAACCGGTCATTTTCGACGGCGATACGGGCGGAAAGGTGGAACATTTCGGTTTCACTGTCCGCACACTCGAACGCTTGGGCATTTCGGCGGTCATCATCGAAGACAAGGTGGGCCTGAAACAGAATTCCCTGTTCGGCACCGACGCCATCCAGACGCAGGACACCATCGATGGTTTCTGCACCAAAATCCGTGCGGGCAAGGAAGCGCAAGTCACCGAAGACTTCATGGTAATTTCCCGCTGTGAATCGCTGATTGCGGGCAAGTCCGTGGACGACGCCCTGGAACGCTGCCACGCCTATGTTGCAGCCGGAACCGACGGCATCATGATCCACTCCAAGGACAAGAGCGGCGAAGACATCAAGGAATTCTGCAAGCGTTTCCGCGAAAAGGACGCACACACGCCGATCGTAGCCGTGCCCACCACCTACAACCAGTTCACCGAAGAGGAACTGGCCACCTGGGGCATCAACATCGTCATCTATGCAAACCACATGCTTAGGTCTGCATACCCGGCCATGGTCAAGTGCGCAGAATCCATTTTGACGCACAGCCGCAGCCTTGAAGCCTCGAACGACTACTGCATGCCCATCAAGGAAATTCTGAACCTCATCCCCGGCACGATGAAGAAGTAA
- the aepY gene encoding phosphonopyruvate decarboxylase, which yields MISPKFFIDTLGSYGIDFFAGVPDSLLKNICAYIADNKDAKHNVIAANEGAAVGLAAGYHLATGKIGVVYMQNSGEGNIINPLASLTDKEVYNIPALLLIGWRGRPGVHDEPQHVKQGKVTTGILNTMGVNYDVLCKEEDKAAKQIAKAVKTMKETGEVYALVIEKDTFEDYKLQSVEKNDLTMSREEAIQTVAAVLEPKDVIVSTTGMISRELFEYRAQKGEGHERDFLTVGSMGHASQIALGIAMEKDDRRVWCFDGDGATIMHMGSMAIVANKSPANYVHVVFNNGAHDSVGGQPTVGLKIDLPAVAKAVGYKDALTADSKESLADALGKVRNIEGPVLLEVKVKKGNRKDLGRPTTTPIENKNALMEFLRK from the coding sequence ATGATCAGTCCGAAGTTTTTTATTGACACGCTCGGCTCCTACGGCATTGACTTTTTTGCCGGAGTCCCCGATTCTTTGCTCAAGAACATCTGCGCCTACATCGCCGACAACAAGGATGCCAAGCATAACGTGATTGCCGCGAACGAAGGTGCCGCCGTGGGCCTTGCCGCAGGCTATCACCTCGCTACAGGAAAGATTGGCGTTGTCTATATGCAGAATTCCGGCGAAGGTAACATCATCAATCCGCTCGCCTCGCTGACGGACAAGGAAGTGTACAACATTCCCGCCCTGTTGCTCATTGGCTGGCGTGGACGCCCCGGCGTGCACGACGAGCCGCAGCACGTGAAGCAGGGCAAGGTGACTACCGGCATCCTGAACACCATGGGCGTGAACTACGACGTACTCTGCAAGGAAGAGGACAAGGCGGCAAAGCAGATTGCGAAGGCCGTCAAGACGATGAAGGAAACGGGCGAGGTCTATGCGCTTGTCATCGAGAAGGACACCTTCGAGGATTACAAGCTCCAGAGCGTCGAGAAGAACGACCTCACGATGAGCCGCGAAGAAGCCATCCAGACGGTGGCCGCCGTGCTCGAGCCAAAGGATGTCATTGTCTCTACGACGGGCATGATCAGCCGTGAACTTTTTGAATACCGCGCCCAGAAGGGCGAAGGCCACGAACGTGACTTCCTTACGGTGGGCTCCATGGGGCACGCCTCGCAGATTGCGCTCGGCATCGCAATGGAAAAGGACGATCGCAGGGTCTGGTGCTTCGATGGCGACGGCGCGACCATCATGCACATGGGTTCCATGGCGATTGTCGCGAACAAGTCTCCTGCAAACTACGTGCATGTGGTATTCAACAACGGCGCGCACGACTCCGTGGGTGGCCAGCCGACGGTGGGCCTCAAAATTGACCTGCCCGCTGTTGCGAAAGCCGTGGGTTACAAGGATGCCTTGACGGCCGACAGCAAGGAATCCCTTGCTGATGCGCTGGGCAAGGTGCGCAATATCGAAGGTCCCGTGCTCCTCGAAGTCAAGGTGAAGAAGGGCAACCGCAAGGATTTGGGCCGCCCGACCACGACTCCTATCGAGAACAAGAACGCCTTGATGGAGTTCCTGAGGAAATAA
- a CDS encoding metallophosphoesterase gives MRLALLSDIHANVTALKAVLEELARRHVDKFVLLGDLVNYGMRPNEIVDMVRDMDDQFVAKIWGNHEKAVMDNDTTRFATDRGRAILHYTQKHLSQESIDFISNKMNRDGTCSLEIDGKKFLLVHGILGDPYWGKFTPAELSREEYAEFDFVLTAHSHVCHYFEVLFKADSPSTRNKKKTVFINPGSVGQPRNINPCAQFGILDTETTEYEHVCVPYDIVAEQELYTDEVDVFYKDRLTLGI, from the coding sequence ATGCGACTTGCCCTGCTGTCGGACATCCATGCGAACGTGACGGCATTGAAGGCCGTTCTCGAAGAACTCGCCCGCCGCCATGTCGATAAGTTCGTGCTGCTGGGTGACCTTGTCAATTACGGCATGCGCCCGAACGAGATTGTGGACATGGTCCGCGATATGGACGACCAATTTGTCGCAAAAATCTGGGGCAACCACGAGAAGGCGGTCATGGACAACGACACGACCCGTTTTGCGACAGACCGCGGACGCGCTATCCTCCATTACACACAAAAGCACCTTTCGCAGGAATCCATCGACTTTATCAGTAACAAGATGAATCGCGATGGCACTTGTTCCCTGGAAATCGACGGCAAGAAGTTCCTGCTGGTGCACGGAATCCTGGGCGACCCGTACTGGGGAAAATTTACGCCGGCAGAACTTTCCCGCGAGGAATATGCGGAATTCGATTTCGTGCTGACGGCGCATTCCCATGTGTGCCATTACTTCGAGGTGCTTTTCAAGGCGGATTCCCCGAGCACGAGGAACAAGAAGAAAACGGTTTTTATCAATCCGGGTTCCGTAGGGCAGCCGCGCAATATCAATCCCTGCGCACAGTTCGGAATTCTCGATACCGAGACGACGGAATACGAGCATGTTTGTGTCCCGTACGATATCGTGGCGGAACAGGAACTTTATACGGACGAGGTAGATGTGTTCTACAAGGATCGTCTGACTTTAGGAATTTAA
- a CDS encoding NAD(P)-dependent oxidoreductase, protein MKKNLYVISGATGMTGSELSHQLLKDENIVVGFDNFFASSIDTVKDLVDRDDFIFYEYDINNAENMASIADKVKSLKGSYSGRLIFINCAAVVHTKHFYEVEHTFQTNVISMKTFLEMAIALGADTYVNCSTSEVYSMQSWNANGGVCESDFLVMATAEHSQRTSYAVGKLLTEFFIKDAVDKGKIKGCSIRFANVYSKHERFADHIIPHIINNLLEKPEVTLLENSKVNKRTFLHNIDSCRAVMELMESPEALDGTVYNVATNEEISIVDLTKLIAKKMGMDDVKIRFEGFRKSDPERRLLNTDKIRTRTRWKPIVTLDEGLEMCVKSIER, encoded by the coding sequence ATGAAGAAAAATCTGTATGTCATAAGTGGTGCCACCGGCATGACCGGCAGTGAACTTTCGCACCAACTGTTGAAAGACGAAAACATCGTTGTCGGTTTTGACAACTTCTTTGCCAGCTCCATCGATACGGTGAAAGACCTGGTTGACCGTGACGATTTTATCTTTTACGAATACGACATCAACAATGCCGAAAACATGGCTTCTATCGCCGACAAGGTGAAGAGCCTCAAGGGATCGTATTCCGGCCGCCTGATTTTCATCAACTGTGCTGCGGTTGTCCACACCAAGCATTTCTACGAAGTGGAACATACGTTCCAGACGAACGTCATCTCGATGAAGACCTTCCTCGAAATGGCAATCGCCCTCGGTGCCGACACCTACGTCAACTGCTCGACCTCCGAAGTGTATTCCATGCAGTCGTGGAACGCGAACGGCGGTGTTTGCGAATCTGACTTCCTGGTCATGGCTACGGCGGAACACAGCCAGCGCACGAGCTATGCGGTGGGCAAGCTCCTCACGGAGTTTTTCATAAAAGATGCCGTGGACAAGGGCAAAATCAAGGGCTGCTCTATCCGCTTTGCAAACGTGTACAGCAAGCATGAACGTTTTGCCGACCACATTATCCCGCACATCATCAACAACCTTCTCGAAAAGCCCGAAGTCACGTTGCTCGAAAACTCGAAGGTCAACAAGCGCACGTTCCTCCACAACATCGACAGCTGCCGCGCCGTGATGGAACTCATGGAATCGCCCGAGGCTCTTGACGGTACCGTCTATAACGTCGCGACCAATGAGGAAATATCCATTGTGGATTTGACCAAGCTTATCGCGAAGAAGATGGGCATGGATGACGTGAAAATCAGGTTTGAAGGTTTCCGCAAGTCCGACCCGGAACGTCGCTTACTCAATACAGACAAGATTCGTACGCGTACGCGCTGGAAACCGATCGTTACGCTTGACGAAGGCCTCGAAATGTGTGTGAAGAGTATCGAAAGATGA
- a CDS encoding DUF6564 domain-containing protein translates to MKYLIITVAGTATRFNRDTEKETLKCLYYKDSPKFALLNQLIKNCGEYDKYIIVGGYLYSALEEYVKENLQAYGDKIELVYNEHFKDYGSGYSLYKGIEAVKELGDVTFVEGDLFFLKENFKKVYDSEKSVLTINREPIYSNKAVALYVSTDGRPHYLYDTNHSSLTIPEPFLAVFNSAQMWKFQSAEKLHEAVASLTEKQLQGTNLEIIQAYFNKLSREEYDVVTFDAWFNCNTVADYNIVHELME, encoded by the coding sequence ATGAAATACCTGATAATTACTGTTGCCGGTACGGCGACCCGCTTTAACAGGGACACGGAAAAGGAAACCCTGAAGTGCCTTTATTACAAGGATTCCCCGAAGTTTGCGCTGCTGAACCAGCTTATCAAAAACTGCGGCGAATACGACAAATACATCATCGTGGGCGGCTACCTCTATTCCGCACTCGAAGAATATGTGAAAGAAAACCTCCAAGCCTACGGCGACAAGATTGAACTTGTCTACAACGAGCACTTCAAGGACTACGGCTCGGGCTACAGCTTGTACAAGGGCATCGAGGCCGTGAAGGAACTGGGCGATGTCACCTTCGTCGAAGGCGACCTGTTTTTCTTGAAAGAAAATTTCAAGAAGGTCTACGATAGCGAGAAGAGCGTGCTCACGATAAACCGTGAACCCATCTATTCGAACAAGGCTGTGGCGCTTTACGTATCGACGGATGGCCGCCCGCATTACCTGTACGACACGAACCATTCTTCGCTCACGATTCCGGAACCGTTCCTCGCGGTATTCAATTCTGCGCAGATGTGGAAGTTCCAGTCGGCAGAAAAACTGCACGAGGCCGTCGCTTCCCTGACCGAGAAACAGCTTCAGGGCACGAACCTCGAGATTATCCAAGCGTACTTCAACAAGCTTTCCCGCGAAGAGTACGACGTAGTCACATTCGACGCTTGGTTCAACTGCAACACCGTTGCGGACTACAACATTGTCCACGAACTTATGGAGTAA